One Primulina eburnea isolate SZY01 chromosome 4, ASM2296580v1, whole genome shotgun sequence genomic window, TCTTCAGGGAGACCCAGTTAAAATTGACCAGGCAAATGTTTCTTgttgaaaaagaatttaaaatttgattGACGAAATGAAAATTCTAGTATCAGACCTACTTGAAATACTTTGCACAGTCAGCTCTTACCGGAGAATCTCTGCCAGTGACAAGGAAGACTGGCGACTTAGTCTtttctggttctacttgcaaaCTTGGTGAAATTGAAGCTGTGGTAATAGCTACTGGAGTTCACACTTTCTTTGGCAAAGCTGCACAACTAGTAGAATCTACTGAAGTTACTGGCCATCTCCAGAAGGTTACAGATTATTCTCAACTATGGACTACTTTGATAGTTGAAATTCACAATGGCTAGAATAAGAATCGTGACGAATTGCAGTCTTTATTGCAGGTCTTGTCATCAATTGGAAACTTCTGCATTTGCTCTATAGCAGTTGGAATGATACTTGAGAGCATTGTAATGTTATTTGTTCAGAAACGTTCGTATAGGACTGCAGTCAATAACTTACTGGTGCTCTTAATTGGAGGAATTCCCATTGCTATGCCAACAGTATTATCTGTTACACTTGCAATTGGTTCACATCGCCTGTCCCAGCAGGTGAATGCTTCAATCAAGTACAAGAAAGATTGTATTAATGAACCACTCATAATGCGGCACTATAACTAATCAGGAGTTGAAGTTCCTTTTTTATGCACCAGGGTGCTATTACAAAGAGGATAACAGCTATTGAAGAGATGGCTGGAATGGATGTTTTATGCAGTGATAAAACTGGAACCCTTACTCTAAATCGTCTTACGATTGACTGGAACCTTATTGAGGTATATTTATTAGCTGATAATATGGATGTAAGTTTATATTGTGACTTATGGTGCCTAGAACATACTCCATCATATGTGGAAATGCCTTTCTATCTTTACATCCACTTAGATCTTAGATCAAGAATGAGGTTTTAGATGGTTTAGTGTAAATGATATCTTTCTTTAATAAATATGGAAACCACTGAACAGGTACTTGACAGATACATGGACAAGGACTGTATAGTTTTACTTGCTGCAAGAGCATCAAGACTGGAGAATCAGGATGCTATCGACACTGCGATTATTAACATGCTTGGTGATCCAAAAGAGGTAGGCTACACGTGATTATTCGATTATATCTTCGTAAAAATGGGAAGAAAACAGTGGGATACGTAGATTAACCGTTTATCATCTGCAGGCACGTGCAAATATCATGGAAGTGCATTTCCTTCCGTTCAACCCTGTGGACAAACGTACAGCAATTACGTACATTGATTCTGATGGCAAGTGGTATCGGGCCAGCAAAGGAGCTCCTGAGCAGGTACATTTCCTTCATGAACCTTTATTGTCCTATAATATAGTTTATCACAATTAATGCCATTTAAATATTCCAACCAGATCCTGAATTTATGCAAAGAGAAACAAGACATTGCTGAAAAGGTGCACACACTTGTCAACAAGTTTGCTGAATTGGGTTTACGTTCTCTTGCCGTTGCCTTTCAGGTAACCACTGAAACTGCATCATGATTAAATTGCAAATCCAAATAGCATACTTGCAGTAAAGGGAGTGTTTCTGCAAATGACAATACGAGTGAAACTAAAATAAATATCTGGCCCGATTTACTGAAGTTTGATGagcttaaaaaaaatattttcaggaAGTTCCAGAAAAATCAAAGGAGAGTTTGGGAGGGGCCTGGAGATTTTGTGGATTATTACCCTTATTCGATCCTCCAAGACATGACAGTGCTGAGACCATTCGCAGAGCACTTAATCTGGGAGTCTCTGTCAAAATGATAACAGGCATGTTACCTCATAGGAGTTAGTAATCTGCTACAATGAATCAAATGTTCATCCCAAACTAGGGTCACTTGTTGGTTTGATTTATCACcaaatgatccaaataaaattcATTTGACACCAATTTTCATGTGATAGAGATCAACATAACAGTGTATATTAAGTGAACTTTACTTCTTTTTAAGTTTTAATTAGAGATATCAGAGATTATGAAATTTTCTACTCTAACAGGTGATCAATTAGCAATAGCGAAAGAGACAGGTCGGCGGCTTGGCATGGGAACAAATATGTACCCTTCTACATCATTGTTAGGCCATGACAAAGATGTAAATGAAGCTATTCCAATGGATGAGCTTATTGAGAAAGCAGATGGATTTGCTGGTGTCTTTCCTGGTAATAAGATGTTCTGGCTACAGTTTTTTCGAAATCATAGAAGTAAAGTTAAGTTTTTTGGGTttcattgaattattttacatgTCTGTCAGTCTATTATATCTTATACTCACCAAATTGTCTTGCTCTGTAACTCTCAGAACACAAGTATGAAATAGTAAAAATCCTACAGCAAAAGAAGCATGTCTGTGGAATGACTGGAGATGGTGTAAATGATGCACCGGCTCTAAAGAAGGCAGATATTGGAATAGCAGTGTCTGCTGCAACAGATGCTGCTCGGAGTGCAGCTGATATCGTCTTGACAGAGCCAGGCTTAAGTGTCATTATCAGCGCTGTTTTAACCAGCAGAGCTATATTCCAAAGGATGAAAAACTATACGGTTAAGTTCTTAGTTCTTACCATAACACCAAAaagataaaattataaataccaATTTTTGTCGTTATATATAGGAAATGCTTCAATAACCAAATTTTATCATGTGTATGCAGATATATGCTGTCTCCATAACTGTTAGGATCGTGGTGAGAATCAAACATTCTTGAAATTTTCCGAGCAGTTTTGTCCAgaatactttatttttttaacattttgCAGCTTGGTTTTACACTGCTAGCACTGATATGGCAATATGACTTCCCTCCTTTCATGGTTCTGATAATAGCAATACTGAATGATGGTAGGCTCGGTCATAAGATTTTTCCTCTTAactgattttaaattctttttcccTAACCTACCGTGAGTCATTGCTGCATGTTATGCAGGCACCATAATTACTATTTCAAAAGATAGAGTAAAGCCATCGCCTAGGCCAGATAGTTGGAAGCTCTGCACAATTTTTGCCACTGGGATTGTTATGGGCACCTATCTTGCTTTGGTTACCGTCTTATTTTACTGGTTAGCATTTAGCACCAATTTTTTCGAGGTGACAATTCCCATCAATTATGTTTCATACTTTTTACTATGTTACAATCTGTTTATGTTGCTCCTGATTCTACTCTTTATATTTGATCATTTGACTGCAGATACAATTCCACACAAAATCTCTCTCAGGGAGTACAGAAGAAATGTCATCTGCAGTTTATCTGCAAGTCAGTATTCTTAGTCAGGCATTGATATTTGTTACCCGTAGTCGCAGTTGGTCATTCAGGGAGAGGCCTGGAACCCTATTGATTTGTGCTTTTATTGTTGCTCAACTGGTAATTAAATGAAACTCAACTGAGTGATACAGCCTGATCCAACCGGTTTGCATGGTTTAATTATTGAAAGTTTATTCTGCAACTgagaaatattatatatttcctTTTCCAAGACAATGATGATAAAAGTTGTTCTCCAGGTAGCTACTTTGATAGCAGTATATGCACATATTAGCTTTGCTTTAGTTAGAGGCATTGGATGGCGTTGGGCAGGAGTTATATGGTTATTTAGTCTTGTCTTTTATGTCCCTCTTGATGTTATCAAGTTCACGATTAGCTACGCTTTAAGTGGAGAAGCATGGAACTTGGTTTTTGAAAGGAAGGTGAGAAAGTTTGCAGAATTTCAAACCTTTTTTAGGATGAATGAATAAGTTGCCACAGCTGATCATGTTTGTTTCCTTCTGAATAGACGGCTTTTACGTCGAAAGACCACGTGAAGAAAGAGAGGGAAGCCAGGTGGGTGGTTTCTCAAAGGAATCTGCAGGACCTGCTCTGTTCAGATTCTGATAAATATAGGGCTGAAAGCACCAGGTTTCTAAGATAGCTGAATGCCATGTGATCTGTTTCATTGATTACTACTTATTTCTCTGACTTAATGGTTTTGTTTCTGCAAGTCACATTGGATAATTGAAGAATGCAGGCCTGGAGAATTGAACAATCTGAGAGGTCATATAGAGTCAATGGCAAGGCTCAAGAACTTGGACTTTGGGAAAATACAGAAAGCTCACACAATTTGAACAAACAAATAAGAGGCAGCTCATGCAGTTTCCAATAAAAGGAACACAATTAGAGTTGTACTGAAGGTAACTGAACGCGCTGTTTTGGCCCTTTCTCTAGCGGCGATGTTTATCATAATCGAGTCTAGTTTATTGCTACTGATCAAATTCCTTTTTTTGTAACAAATACTTTCCACTAAATTATCATGATGCACACAGAGAAGTGCTTTCTTTAGCGGCAGATCTTTATGAAGTGTCTGAACAACACTGTGGTGTGCTTCAGGCTAGAAGAAGGAGCGTTTAGGTATTCAAACAATTTGTGCTTCTATTCCATTCTATGAAGCAATTGAGCAGTTAATTAATGAAAAGAAAATAATTGCAACCAAAGCATGCAAAGGCAAAAATGGCCTCTTTCATTGTTAAAGCGATCCACATTCCCACGCACCCCAGAAAGATTTACATGTGATGCTAATACAAGAGTCTTCCTGTGTGTATTGAACCTATTGTTTCGAGTAAGAGCAGCGTCGAACAGAAGTACGGCAGTTGGCACAATCTAATTTCACTGATGTTGATAGTTTTTGTGTGTGATGAATTTCTGAAgaatctgaaaataaaattaagtcAGTCTTTTAACATAAagaagaatttaaaataatatttaagatATAACAAATATGTCACACGtcgatatttataattattatatcgtgaaattttatattaaatttattgttagatttttatgaataaatttttatattataaaaactaTAGTATAAATCTCTTGGTACATGACACTCTTAACAATTTATACCTGAAACATGCTCAATGAAATAAATCCACAATGATAATAAAAGAAAAGGAATGTGCTATTTTTTTAACCTTTTGGGGTGTTTCATGTTTTGGAGTGGCACCACagttgatagtaatatatattgattgatagTCCGTTTGCCCAATATCCAACCCAATCATCAAATCAGAAATGAGTGCCCCACACATAAGATTGATGGCGACTCTACCACCTTCGTCTCTCCAACTCCCCAAACCAAGCTCGGCACTCCCATCCTCGGCCCCCCAGTACCCACGTCCTCGAAACATCTCTATCCTCCGCGTCACAGCCGAAGAAGATCCGAACCAGGCAAGGAGGGCGACAGCTTCGAAAAACGACTATACCAGGTCCGGCGTCGTAACCGCAGCGGCACGGGAAAGAAAGCCGAGCTTAGGAAAAGCAAAAAAGGGAAGAAAATTGGGTCGGGTCCGGGTCCGGGTCGAGCATTTTCCTGCCTCCGGTAGCACTGAAAGAAGCTTTGTCGGAAGGGTTGAGTGTGGAGTTCGGGTTCAGCTCTTATGCGGAGCGTATCCACGGTCGGCTTGCCATTCTTGGATTAGGTGCTCTGCTATCGGTGGAGTTGGCAACTGGACAGGGAGTGATAAGCTATCATTCACCAGCTATTATTTTCATTCAGTTGTAACTTGTATTTCGTCGCTGCGGTTTCTGCTTTGTATGTcaagtatgagaaggagaaAGTTAGTGTGTGGCCATAGAAATCACGCTTTCTGTATTTACAAAAACTATCTTTATTCTTGCGAGAAGAGAATCAAGTCGGCTTAAATATA contains:
- the LOC140829170 gene encoding ATPase 10, plasma membrane-type isoform X2; translation: MDADLNEPLLGPRYFRERCIDLERLPLEEVFERLETSKLGLSTKDAEARLMIFGLNQLEEKPENKFLKFLSFMWNPLSWVMEAAAVMAIALANGGSQGPDWEDFVGIVCLLLINSTISFIEENNAGNAAAALMARLAPMTKVLRDGKWQEQDASILAPGDIISIKLGDIIPADARLLQGDPVKIDQSALTGESLPVTRKTGDLVFSGSTCKLGEIEAVVIATGVHTFFGKAAQLVESTEVTGHLQKVLSSIGNFCICSIAVGMILESIVMLFVQKRSYRTAVNNLLVLLIGGIPIAMPTVLSVTLAIGSHRLSQQGAITKRITAIEEMAGMDVLCSDKTGTLTLNRLTIDWNLIEVLDRYMDKDCIVLLAARASRLENQDAIDTAIINMLGDPKEARANIMEVHFLPFNPVDKRTAITYIDSDGKWYRASKGAPEQILNLCKEKQDIAEKVHTLVNKFAELGLRSLAVAFQEVPEKSKESLGGAWRFCGLLPLFDPPRHDSAETIRRALNLGVSVKMITGDQLAIAKETGRRLGMGTNMYPSTSLLGHDKDVNEAIPMDELIEKADGFAGVFPEHKYEIVKILQQKKHVCGMTGDGVNDAPALKKADIGIAVSAATDAARSAADIVLTEPGLSVIISAVLTSRAIFQRMKNYTIYAVSITVRIVLGFTLLALIWQYDFPPFMVLIIAILNDGTIITISKDRVKPSPRPDSWKLCTIFATGIVMGTYLALVTVLFYWLAFSTNFFEIQFHTKSLSGSTEEMSSAVYLQVSILSQALIFVTRSRSWSFRERPGTLLICAFIVAQLVATLIAVYAHISFALVRGIGWRWAGVIWLFSLVFYVPLDVIKFTISYALSGEAWNLVFERKTAFTSKDHVKKEREARWVVSQRNLQDLLCSDSDKYRAESTSHIG
- the LOC140829170 gene encoding ATPase 10, plasma membrane-type isoform X1 codes for the protein MDADLNEPLLGPRYFRERCIDLERLPLEEVFERLETSKLGLSTKDAEARLMIFGLNQLEEKPENKFLKFLSFMWNPLSWVMEAAAVMAIALANGGSQGPDWEDFVGIVCLLLINSTISFIEENNAGNAAAALMARLAPMTKVLRDGKWQEQDASILAPGDIISIKLGDIIPADARLLQGDPVKIDQSALTGESLPVTRKTGDLVFSGSTCKLGEIEAVVIATGVHTFFGKAAQLVESTEVTGHLQKVLSSIGNFCICSIAVGMILESIVMLFVQKRSYRTAVNNLLVLLIGGIPIAMPTVLSVTLAIGSHRLSQQGAITKRITAIEEMAGMDVLCSDKTGTLTLNRLTIDWNLIEVLDRYMDKDCIVLLAARASRLENQDAIDTAIINMLGDPKEARANIMEVHFLPFNPVDKRTAITYIDSDGKWYRASKGAPEQILNLCKEKQDIAEKVHTLVNKFAELGLRSLAVAFQEVPEKSKESLGGAWRFCGLLPLFDPPRHDSAETIRRALNLGVSVKMITGDQLAIAKETGRRLGMGTNMYPSTSLLGHDKDVNEAIPMDELIEKADGFAGVFPEHKYEIVKILQQKKHVCGMTGDGVNDAPALKKADIGIAVSAATDAARSAADIVLTEPGLSVIISAVLTSRAIFQRMKNYTIYAVSITVRIVLGFTLLALIWQYDFPPFMVLIIAILNDGTIITISKDRVKPSPRPDSWKLCTIFATGIVMGTYLALVTVLFYWLAFSTNFFEIQFHTKSLSGSTEEMSSAVYLQVSILSQALIFVTRSRSWSFRERPGTLLICAFIVAQLVATLIAVYAHISFALVRGIGWRWAGVIWLFSLVFYVPLDVIKFTISYALSGEAWNLVFERKTAFTSKDHVKKEREARWVVSQRNLQDLLCSDSDKYRAESTRPGELNNLRGHIESMARLKNLDFGKIQKAHTI